The following is a genomic window from Calditrichota bacterium.
AATGTCCTGGGCCATGAGTTTTCCCTCCTTCATTTTTGGAACAATGCTGTTCTTACTCTACCCCAAATTCTCTAAAAATGAATATATTCCCTTCTGATTTCTTCCAATGCTTCGAGACGTTTTTCAAAAGGCTGTGACTAACAAAACGCGAAATCACTTTGTTTTTCAAAAATTTTTATCTTTTTAACCTGTATTATTCATAAAATTTCGCCACAAAGACCCTAAGTCACGAAGATTACTATAATTAAAATTAGCTGTTTTATCCATTTTCCGCTTTCAAAAATACAGGCAACGTTAGCCAATTTTTATTAGACCCCATTTATCCCGATATCGTTCCAAAAAGAATTCCCGGACGCGGGCATGATCATGTAATTTCAGCGCCGGGTCTGTTTGAACCAGATGAAAGGCTTCTTTTCGCGCCTTTTTTAGCAGATCGGAATCCTCCACAATATGAGCCAATTTCAATTGCGGCATCCCGTGCTGCCGGGTGCCAAAAAATTCACCGGGGCCGCGCAGCTTTAAATCCACTTCCGCCAGTTTAAACCCGTCTTCGGTCGATTTCATGGCCGCCAACCGCTGTCGGGCCTCTTTTGAAATGGGCTGGTAGGCCAGTAAAATACAGTACGCCTGATCCGCCCCGCGCCCCACACGCCCCCGAAGCTGGTGAAGCTGGGTTAATCCAAACCGTTCGGCATGCTCCACTACCATCACCGTGGCGTTGGGAACATCCACTCCCACCTCAATGACCGTTGTGCTGACTAAAAGCCGAATTTTCCCCTGTTTAAACGCCTCCATTGCGGCTTCTTTTTCGCTGGCTTTCATTCTCCCGTGAAGAAGGCCGATGGGAGTATCGCTAAAAATTCCCCGCCGAAAGGATTCGTATGCTTCAGTCGCCGCCCGCAAATCCATCTTTTCCGATTCTTCCACCAGCGGGAACACCACATAGGCCTGCCGCCCGGACTGAAGTTGCGCCTTTACAAATTTGTAAATATCCTCCCGTTTTTTCTCCGTGCGCCAGGTGGTAATGACCGGCTTCCGGTTGGCCGGTTTTTCATCCAGAACGGAAACATCCAGATCGCCGTAAACGGTAAGCGAAAGTGTGCGCGGAATCGGTGTTGCCGTCATGATCAGCACATCCGGCCGTTTTCCCTTTGCACGCAGAGTTGCCCGCTGCAACACGCCAAACCGATGCTGCTCGTCGATCACCACTAATCCAAGCGCTTTAAAATTCACCGACTCCTGAATCAGGGCATGGGTGCCAATGGCCATATCCAGATACCCCTCCCGTAAGGCTTTCAAGGCGCTTTCTTTTTCCTTTTTCTTTTGGCTTCCCGTGAGCAGTGCCACTCGAACCCCCAGGCGCTCCAACATCCGATGAAACGTCAGGTAGTGTTGCTCCGCCAGAATTTCCGTTGGAACCATTAACGCGGCCTGAAATCCGTTTTCCACCGCCAGAAGCATGGCCACCAGAGCCACAATCGTCTTTCCGGAGCCCACGTCTCCCTGAAGCAGGCGATTCATAGGCATGGGCTTTTTCATATCTGACCAAATCTCGCGGATGACCCGCTTCTGGGCATCGGTCAGCCGAAACGGCAGATTTTCAACCAGATTTCGCGTGCGCTTTCCAACGGCAGCAAAGGCAATTCCCTCTTCTTTTTGACGGGAAAGATACCGGCGGTACGCCAGCATAAGTTGCAAAAAGAAGAGTTCCTCAAACTTCAACCGGCGAATGGCTGATTCCAACTGTTCGGGCGAATCCGGAAAGTGAATGGCACTGACGGCCTCCCGCCTGCCCAAAAGCCCGTGGCGGCGGCGCAGGTCATCCGGCAAATTTTCCGTTACAAATTGGGAATAATCCAGAACGGCCCGATACAAAATGCGCCGGATTCCACGGCTGTCCAGGCCCACATCGCTCAAATCGTGGGTTGTGTGATACTGAGGCAGAATTTTTCCCGTGTTCAATTTTTCGCCGTCATTAAAATCGGAAATTCTGTCAATGTCAGGGTGCGTTATCTGAAATCCCCCAAAAAAGCGCACCTTTCCGCTTACGGCAAGGGTTTCTCCCAATTGAAATTTATTCTTCAGATAAAACCCGCCCTTGAACCACACACAATTCAGCTCACCGGTACCATCGAACAAACGAAGCACAAAGCGCGATTTTCGACCCGGGATCATCCGGAAAGAGGTAACCTTGCCCACGACCGTGGCATCCATTCCGGCCCTTAAATCCCGAATCTCGCTCACGTGCTGGCGGTCCAAATAAGCCCGTGGAAAATACTCCAGCAGTTCTTCGACGGTTTTAATGCCGATTTTTTCAAGGAACACACCCCTCTTTTCGCCAATCCCCCTCAAAAAGCGAATCGAGGTTTTAAGAGGCTTCTTCTCTACCATTCATAACGAACCGTGTAGGTTACTTTTGCTGCATTATGTGAGCCGACCTTTACATGAAAAATGATGGTGCGCGCATCTTTCTTCTCAAATTTCCGGCTCGATTTACGTATCGTCCACTGACTTTGTGGAGCCCGATAGTTTAAATGTTCAATGACATCAACGGTTACCGGCTGGTCTTTAAAATTCCGAATTTCCATAAGATAACTCTCTTCCCTCACCCGTTTTGCAACTCTTTTTACGCGGGTTTGGGTGCGCGTACCGCGAATATCAAAGGCATTTCCCACGTTTAGGGTTACCATTTCCCCCTTGGGCGTGTGATCAATCCAATCTTCACCCAGGAAAATGGAGCTTCGCGGGCCATCTTTCTGATAAATACGAAATTTGCCGGCCGGCAAAGGCTGACCGATTCCCTCCGTTTTGGTATTGCGAAAGCGCAAAAAGACCTTTACCACTTTCCCCCAGCGTGCTCCGTCAAATTTGTAAATCTTCTGAAATTTTACCTGTTTTGAGCCGAAAAGGGGAATCTGTTTGGTCTCATTTTGTTTGAGGGTTGTTTTCCCCTTCAGGTTGTAGAGATGATATTCGAATGCCGCCCGTTCCGAGAAACGCGGCACCGCCGCCTGTACCGTTGTTTTCATCAACCGATTTTCATAGGCCATGGGTCTTCTCCCGGAGACCCGATGCGGCTGCCCGGCCACCAATTTTAATGCGGCCCCGGCAAATGCAGCCCCGGAGTGATTTTCGAGACTTGCCCAACCCGACACGTCAAGGCGATTTCCCTTCCCGGAAAGCACCCCAACGTATTCTGCATGCCAGCTCATCCCGGAAGTCAGATATTCCACCTGCATCAGTTGTTTTTTTGTGACCGGTTTTTCAAGTGTCCAGATCAGCGTGGGACGCGTGATCAATCCCTCCGGAAGTTCCCGAAATGTGTACTGAACAATTTCGTCATTCCGGACCGAAACAATCGATTTGTCCTGAGTTTCCAGAATTACGGATTCCCCGGCACTCAACAGCCTTCCCGAAAGCGTCGACTGATCCTTTAATTTCAGTTGAACGGTTTGATCGATGTATTTTCGGAACAATTTTCGGACATTCACCAGATCGTATTCAAAATTCTGCTCCAGGATAGCATTTCGGTAGCCACCAAGCCAGTGCAAATGGACCGATGTGGGATCGATTTGCGTGGGAACATTCTCCCACCGAACCAGCGTTTCCCCGCCGGTTGGCAGAACCGGCCGTATCTCTTCTACCAACGCCAAATTGTTTGAATACACCGTCACCGAAACACTCTTCTTGCCTGAACCCGCCTGACCGGTCACGGGGAGCCACAAA
Proteins encoded in this region:
- the recG gene encoding ATP-dependent DNA helicase RecG, whose translation is MVEKKPLKTSIRFLRGIGEKRGVFLEKIGIKTVEELLEYFPRAYLDRQHVSEIRDLRAGMDATVVGKVTSFRMIPGRKSRFVLRLFDGTGELNCVWFKGGFYLKNKFQLGETLAVSGKVRFFGGFQITHPDIDRISDFNDGEKLNTGKILPQYHTTHDLSDVGLDSRGIRRILYRAVLDYSQFVTENLPDDLRRRHGLLGRREAVSAIHFPDSPEQLESAIRRLKFEELFFLQLMLAYRRYLSRQKEEGIAFAAVGKRTRNLVENLPFRLTDAQKRVIREIWSDMKKPMPMNRLLQGDVGSGKTIVALVAMLLAVENGFQAALMVPTEILAEQHYLTFHRMLERLGVRVALLTGSQKKKEKESALKALREGYLDMAIGTHALIQESVNFKALGLVVIDEQHRFGVLQRATLRAKGKRPDVLIMTATPIPRTLSLTVYGDLDVSVLDEKPANRKPVITTWRTEKKREDIYKFVKAQLQSGRQAYVVFPLVEESEKMDLRAATEAYESFRRGIFSDTPIGLLHGRMKASEKEAAMEAFKQGKIRLLVSTTVIEVGVDVPNATVMVVEHAERFGLTQLHQLRGRVGRGADQAYCILLAYQPISKEARQRLAAMKSTEDGFKLAEVDLKLRGPGEFFGTRQHGMPQLKLAHIVEDSDLLKKARKEAFHLVQTDPALKLHDHARVREFFLERYRDKWGLIKIG
- a CDS encoding DUF4139 domain-containing protein, whose amino-acid sequence is MKKIAIIGVFLVLWLPVTGQAGSGKKSVSVTVYSNNLALVEEIRPVLPTGGETLVRWENVPTQIDPTSVHLHWLGGYRNAILEQNFEYDLVNVRKLFRKYIDQTVQLKLKDQSTLSGRLLSAGESVILETQDKSIVSVRNDEIVQYTFRELPEGLITRPTLIWTLEKPVTKKQLMQVEYLTSGMSWHAEYVGVLSGKGNRLDVSGWASLENHSGAAFAGAALKLVAGQPHRVSGRRPMAYENRLMKTTVQAAVPRFSERAAFEYHLYNLKGKTTLKQNETKQIPLFGSKQVKFQKIYKFDGARWGKVVKVFLRFRNTKTEGIGQPLPAGKFRIYQKDGPRSSIFLGEDWIDHTPKGEMVTLNVGNAFDIRGTRTQTRVKRVAKRVREESYLMEIRNFKDQPVTVDVIEHLNYRAPQSQWTIRKSSRKFEKKDARTIIFHVKVGSHNAAKVTYTVRYEW